The Helianthus annuus cultivar XRQ/B chromosome 16, HanXRQr2.0-SUNRISE, whole genome shotgun sequence genome includes a window with the following:
- the LOC110917379 gene encoding tubby-like F-box protein 8 — protein sequence MSFRSIVRDVRDGFGSLSRRSFDVRLTGLHSRGKSQGSVNDLNYNHAPLVVQTSRWANLPPELLCDVIKRLEESESTWPERKHVVACAAVCKSWRSMCKEIVGTPETCGKLTFPVSLKQPGPRDTTIQCYIKRDKSNLTYHLFLCLNPAALLVENGKFLLSAKRTRRTTCTEYVISMDADHISRSSGTYVGKLRSNFLGTKFIIYDTQPPHSGPLIPAPGRSSRRFYSKKVSPKVPNGSYNIAHITYELNVLGTRGPRKMHCIMHSIPTSALEPGGFVPGQPELVLPHLSSLEDSFRSISFSKSLDRSTEFSSSRFSEIVGAAISKDVPESEKSKMPLVLKNKAPRWHEQLQCWCLNFRGRVTIASVKNFQLIAAQQPPAAAAAAPPSSAGTSQPTQVEPDKVILQFGKVGKDMFTMDYRYPLSAFQAFAICLSSFDTKLACE from the exons ATGTCGTTCCGTAGTATAGTGAGGGATGTAAGGGATGGGTTCGGGAGCTTATCGAGGCGGAGTTTCGATGTGCGGCTCACCGGCCTTCATAGTCGAGGAAAATCTCAGGGGTCGGTTAATGATTTAAATTACAATCATGCCCCTCTTGTGGTTCAAACCAGTCGTTGGGCTAATTTGCCTCCCGAGCTCCTTTGTGATGTGATTAAGAGGTTGGAAGAAAGTGAAAGCACGTGGCCTGAACGGAAACACGTTGTTGCTTGTGCTGCGGTTTGTAAATCGTGGAGGAGTATGTGTAAAGAAATTGTTGGCACTCCGGAAACGTGCGGGAAGCTTACTTTCCCGGTTTCGTTAAagcag CCCGGTCCCCGTGACACTACTATTCAATGTTACATCAAGAGGGATAAGTCAAACTTGACTTATCATCTTTTCTTGTGTCTTAACCCTG CGGCTTTGCTAGTTGAGAACGGGAAGTTCCTGCTCTCCGCTAAAAGAACTCGGAGAACTACTTGCACCGAGTATGTTATATCCATGGATGCTGATCACATTTCAAGATCAAGTGGTACTTACGTCGGCAAACTTAG ATCGAATTTTCTCGGAACAAAGTTCATAATATACGACACACAGCCTCCGCACTCGGGACCCCTTATACCGGCACCAGGTCGATCAAGTCGTAGATTCTATTCCAAGAAAGTCTCACCAAAGGTGCCCAACGGAAGTTACAACATTGCCCATATAACGTACGAGCTTAACGTGCTTGGTACACGTGGCCCACGTAAGATGCATTGCATCATGCACTCGATTCCGACGTCAGCACTCGAGCCAGGCGGCTTTGTTCCCGGTCAGCCGGAGCTCGTTCTTCCTCATCTGTCTTCGCTTGAAGACTCTTTTCGCAGTATTTCGTTCTCGAAGTCGCTCGACCGCTCCACCGAGTTCAGCAGCTCGAGGTTTTCCGAAATCGTGGGCGCCGCCATATCAAAAGACGTGCCGGAGAGTGAAAAGTCGAAAATGCCATTAGTTTTGAAGAACAAGGCGCCTAGGTGGCATGAACAGCTTCAGTGTtggtgtttgaattttaggggacGTGTGACGATTGCCTCCGTGAAGAACTTCCAGCTGATTGCCGCCCAACagccaccagcagcagcagcggCAGCACCACCGTCATCTGCGGGAACTTCTCAGCCGACTCAAGTGGAGCCGGATAAAGTTATCTTGCAGTTTGGAAAAGTGGGGAAAGATATGTTCACAATGGATTATCGGTACCCGTTATCTGCGTTTCAAGCTTTTGCTATCTGTTTAAGCAGCTTTGACACCAAATTAGCTTGTGAATAG